The Rhodanobacteraceae bacterium genomic sequence CATGATCGCCTCGACGATCAGGCCGATGTTGCCGATCTGCTTGGCGAAGGAGGCGTTGAAGGCGTTGGCGGTCTGCGTCTTGGTTTCATGGTCGGAATTGGCCGACAGCGCGTCGATCGCCTGCGCAATCTTGTCGGCGTCCTTCGCGTCCTTCAGCTTCACCACGTACCAGCCCACCGTGTGCTGGCTGTACATGTTGGCCTCGTCGAAGTACTTCCAGTGCAGGAAGAACATCTGGTCGGAACCGTTGGGTGCATCCTTCGCCACCTTGTAGATGCCGACGATGGTGAACGGCCAGGTCTTGTCGCCGTTCTTGCGCGGAAAGATCGTGGACTGCAACGGAATCTGCTGGCCGACCTTCCAGTGGTAGCGCGCGGCCAGCGCCTCGCCCACGAGCGCACCGTCCTGGGTCTGGGCGAATTTCCGGCGTTGCTCGGGCGTCAGCAGGATGTCGGGATTCGTGGCCAGGTAATCCTCGTCCACCGCGAAGCTGAAGACGAAGTTCTTCGGATCCTGGTACACGCCGCCGAACCAGTTCTCGTGGCCCACGCCTTCCACGCCCGGGATCGCCGCGATGCGCGCCTTCAGGCTTTCCGGCAGGCCGGTCATGATCGAGAACCGCGAGGCGACGACCAGCCGCTCGTTGCCCGCCAGGCTGTCGCTGCCGCTGGTGAACGCCACCCGCACCGCGTTGAGCAGGCCGAACAGCAAGAACGCGGCGAGGATGGAGATCAGCGTGAAGATGGTCCGCGTCTTGCGCCGGAACAGCGCGCCCCAGACCAGGTTGAAGTATTTCATCGATTCACCTCGTCATTCCCGCGCAGGCGGGAATCCAGTGTCTTGCTCCGGCAAATTGTTCGAAATCCCCGGATACAAGTCGTGCCAGTAAGGATTGCTTTCCTCGATCAATCGCAATTTCCATTGCCGATTCCATTTCTTCATTTGTTTTTCGCGAAGAATCGCCGCATCCATCGTGGCGTGCATCTCGAAGTACACCAATTTGTGCGTGCCATAGCGTTTGCTAAATCCATCGACTAGGCCGTTGCGGTGTTGCCAAATGCGTTGAATCAAGTCGCTGGTCACGCCGATGTACAAGGTGCCGTTGCGGTCATTTGCGAGAATGTAGACAGCAGGTTGCTTTGCATGCATCTCAGAGTCACTGGATTCCCGCCTGCGCGGGAATGACAGATCCTTCTTGCCAGCGCCGTTTCATGACACGACGGCTTGCTCGACGAGCGTGCCCTTGTCGAGGTGCAGGGTGTGCGAGGCGTATTCGGCCGCCTTGGGATCGTGCGTCACCATCACGATGGTCTTGCCGTGCTCGCGGTTGAGGCGCTGCAACAGGGTCAGCACTTCCTCGGCGGACTGGCGGTCCAGATCGCCGGTCGGCTCGTCGCACACCAGCAGCGTCGGGTCCGACACGATCGCGCGTGCGATCGCCACGCGCTGCTGCTGGCCGCCCGACAGCTCGCTCGGCTTGTGCGAGGCGCGATCGGCGAGTCCGACGAGCTGCAACGCGATCGCGGCATTCTTCCTGCGCTGCGCGCCTGAGAGCTTGGTCAACAGCAACGGCAGTTCGACATTCTTCTGCGCGGTCAGCGCCGGCATCAGGTTGTAGAACTGGAACACAAAGCCGACGTTGCCGGCGCGCCAGCGCGCGAGCTGGCCCTCGCCCATCTTGTCGATGCGCTTGCCGTCCACGCTGAGCGACCCGGCGGTCGGCGAATCGAGACCACCGATCAGGTTCAGCAAGGTCGTCTTGCCCGAGCCCGACGGCCCCATCAGTGCGAAGAAATCGCCGCGCGCGATGTCGAGGTCGATGTGGTGCAGCACCTCGAGCTTCTGCTTGCCGCGCGTATAGGTCTTGGACAGGCCCCGGATCTGCACCAGCGGACCGTTGCTGGCTTGCACTTCAGCGACTGCTGCGTTCATCGTCATTACCTCGCGAAGAGTCTCGTTTCACTCGTCATTCCGGGGCCGGCCGCAGGCCGGAACCCGGAATCGGTCTTGACGGGCTTCAGAACCGATTCCGGGTTCTGCGCTTCGCGCAGCCCCGGAATGACAAGCCATTTACTGCCCGCCTGTTGCCTTCACCTTCACCTTCTCGCCATCCTTCAAATCAGCTGACGGCGCGGTCACCACCTCGGCGCCCGCGCTCAAACCCTGCGTCACCTGTTTCAAATCCGAGAAATCCGCGCCCGCGGTGACCGGCGTCTGCTGTGCGCGTCCGTCCGCGACCACGAACACCACGTCCTTGCCATCGCGCTGCACGATCGCCGACTTCGGCACCAGTACGCCGGGCAGCGGCTTGCGGTTCGCATCCTTCTTTTCGAGGAAGGACACGCGCACACCCATCTGCGGGATGATGCGCGGGTCCTTCCGGTCGAGCGCGATGCGCACCTTCACCGTGGCCTTGCTCTTGTCCGCGCTCGGGATGATCGCGATCACGTGCGCGGGAATCTTCCAGTCGGGGTACGCGTCCAGCACCGCCTCGGCCGGCATGCCGGGAACGACGCGGCTGATATAAGCCTCGTTGACGTCGACGTCGATTTCCAGCGAATTCATGTCGACGATGGTCGCGATGCCACCGCCCCCCGCGGTGAAGTACGACGTGATCTGGCCGACCTCGGCGTCCTTTTGGGTCACGACGCCCGCGAACGGCGCCGGAATGATGGTGTAGCCGAGATTCACCTGGGCCAGCTTGACGTTCGCCGCCGCAGCCGCGGCCTGCCGGCCGGCAACATCCAGCGCCGCGGCATCGGTGGCCACCTGGGTGTTGGCCTGCTGCGCCGTCTGTTTGGAAACATAGCCTCGCGCAACGACGGCGTTCATCCGCGCGGCATCGGCACGCGCCTGCGCCAGCGTCGCCCGTGCCTGCGCGACCTGCGCCTGCGCCGCGGCATCCTGGGCCCTGGCAGCGTTCAACGCCGCGACGTACTGGGTGTCGTCGATGCGGGCCAGCACCTGTCCCTTCTGGACGTGCTGGCCCTCTTCGACCTCAACTTGCGTGATGGTGCCGACGATCTGCGCAGCCACGGTGGCCTGCCGCCGCGCGACCACGTAGCCGGTCGCCTGCAACACGGCGGCATCGCTGCTGGACGCAGCCGCCACCGCGGTACTGGTCTCGACGGTCGCCGCATGGCCGCGCAGCGCGAACGCCGTGACGCCGCCGGCAAGGATCAGCACCACGATCACGGCAGCGACGATCCACGGCCAGCGCGGACGCGATTCGTCGTCGCGCTGCCTGCTGTCGATGCGCAGCTCGTGCAGGAGATCCTTGGAATCACCGTTGCTCACTGTCCGTCCCCGTGCGCGCCTGTCTCGTGACCGCGCAAGCCGGCATAGCATGGCGGTGCGTCCGGTAGCGGACCAGCATCAGTCATCAAGCGTTCCGGTTGACACATGTCACAGAGAACTGCTTGACAACGAGGCGCGCCGTCGTCATTCATTCCTGATTCAGCCAGAGTAGTTCAGCAAGCGTAACCTACCGGATCGCTGGAAGCGAGGATCCACTGCAAAGGAAGCAACTGGATGATGTTCTTGCCACAAGGCAAAAGGATGGAAATAACATGAAAATGAACAAGAAATTCGTCATCAGTTGTACAACAACGGTGTTCCTGCTGGTCGGCGCATACGCTACTGCTGGCGCTGTCACCGTAGACTCTGCAAATATCAGCCTAGGAAGTGCGGTACTGATACCACAAGTAGTAGAGAAGTGCCCACCGCCAGCACAGTGTATAGGGGCGACTCCGCCTCGTTGTTATCCTGATTGCTGATCGTGTCCGCGTATGCGGTATAACTGACGTCATCGGTGGTATCGGATTTGACGTTCTGTTGCGAGATGCCATCAAAGACGAGCCACCGATGACTCAAGAGACGTGCGAATTTTATGGTTTGCTGCTCACTGCATGCGAACGCTGTCGCAACACTGGAACGCTCCGGCTGCTGGATACCTCAGACGCAGCTCGATCCTGATGCCGTCCATGCATTCCGCCTTCGTCTTGGCTGCAAACAATCTGCGCGCCAGCCTAGGCCAAGCTGCATACCTGGTACTCACCTTGGCAATCGCGACGGCCGCGTGGCTTACTCTAGCGGCGCTTGCAACGCCAACCCTAGGCGGTACGACGGACAGCGGCTCCGGCATCATCATCCGCAACGGTAGCCAGCGCGGGGGATTGCCCCTCGATTACGCCCGTCGCATCGAAGCGATCCATGGCGCACACGGCGTATATTGGTACGGAATACAAGGCGCCCAGTGCACGTCGGCAACACTGATTGGACTCTACGCTCTGGGCGGCCCAGGAGCGCACGTCTATTTGGCGAAACAAAAGGTCCCTGCCGCCACGATGCAACGCTGGAACGCGGATCCGCTGGGCGCGATCATCAGCGAGGGTGTGGTTTCCAAGTGCGGATGGCGGGTCGGCCAAGCGGTCGAGCCACCCAGCGGCATGAATGGACATGGCGCGCTGATAGCCTTGCACATCATCGGGACCTTTCCGGGCTCCTCGCCTCTCGGGCTCGTGCATTACGACTATGTCAATCGCGCAGCGCCAGGCATCCAGGGCAAGGACAAGGTGGTGACGTTTTTCGCGAGCGCCAGCGATCCGCGCGACAACGAAGTGCTTGCGGCCCGGATCGAAGCCGCTTTCGCGCACGATTTTCCGAGCCTCAGCGTCACCACCAATGCGACCGAACAGAATGGCTGGGCGCGCTTCGGCAAGGT encodes the following:
- a CDS encoding ABC-type antimicrobial peptide transport system, permease component, with amino-acid sequence MKYFNLVWGALFRRKTRTIFTLISILAAFLLFGLLNAVRVAFTSGSDSLAGNERLVVASRFSIMTGLPESLKARIAAIPGVEGVGHENWFGGVYQDPKNFVFSFAVDEDYLATNPDILLTPEQRRKFAQTQDGALVGEALAARYHWKVGQQIPLQSTIFPRKNGDKTWPFTIVGIYKVAKDAPNGSDQMFFLHWKYFDEANMYSQHTVGWYVVKLKDAKDADKIAQAIDALSANSDHETKTQTANAFNASFAKQIGNIGLIVEAIMAAVFFTLILLTGNTMAQAVRERIPELAVLKTIGFSNRSVLALVLAESVLLLLIGGVIGMAIASALAPALAKGSGGMIQLPPIGAVSWIEGVVLMIAIGVVVGVLPALRGMRLKIVDALAGR
- a CDS encoding Excinuclease ABC, C subunit-like; translation: MHAKQPAVYILANDRNGTLYIGVTSDLIQRIWQHRNGLVDGFSKRYGTHKLVYFEMHATMDAAILREKQMKKWNRQWKLRLIEESNPYWHDLYPGISNNLPEQDTGFPPARE
- a CDS encoding ABC-type antimicrobial peptide transport system, ATPase component, coding for MNAAVAEVQASNGPLVQIRGLSKTYTRGKQKLEVLHHIDLDIARGDFFALMGPSGSGKTTLLNLIGGLDSPTAGSLSVDGKRIDKMGEGQLARWRAGNVGFVFQFYNLMPALTAQKNVELPLLLTKLSGAQRRKNAAIALQLVGLADRASHKPSELSGGQQQRVAIARAIVSDPTLLVCDEPTGDLDRQSAEEVLTLLQRLNREHGKTIVMVTHDPKAAEYASHTLHLDKGTLVEQAVVS
- a CDS encoding Acriflavin resistance protein; protein product: MLCRLARSRDRRARGRTVSNGDSKDLLHELRIDSRQRDDESRPRWPWIVAAVIVVLILAGGVTAFALRGHAATVETSTAVAAASSSDAAVLQATGYVVARRQATVAAQIVGTITQVEVEEGQHVQKGQVLARIDDTQYVAALNAARAQDAAAQAQVAQARATLAQARADAARMNAVVARGYVSKQTAQQANTQVATDAAALDVAGRQAAAAAANVKLAQVNLGYTIIPAPFAGVVTQKDAEVGQITSYFTAGGGGIATIVDMNSLEIDVDVNEAYISRVVPGMPAEAVLDAYPDWKIPAHVIAIIPSADKSKATVKVRIALDRKDPRIIPQMGVRVSFLEKKDANRKPLPGVLVPKSAIVQRDGKDVVFVVADGRAQQTPVTAGADFSDLKQVTQGLSAGAEVVTAPSADLKDGEKVKVKATGGQ